The DNA sequence AAAAGAGAAAAAGAAAAAGACAATGGAACGTTGACTGAACATCAAACAGATAATAATTAATGTCTACTGAATAATTAACAAACCTTATCATAACAGCGTTTTTAGATGTTTTTTGGTATAATAGATGCATGGAATCCAGGGCAAAACACCAAAAACCCGTGCACTTTTTTCAAAAATGATACGAAGAGGCGATGAAAATGTACAAAAAGCAGACGAATCGGCAATTAACCATTTATGACTTCGATCAGCCATTGGGCCTTACGATGAACCCAGAAAACCGTTGGGTCAAAAAAGCGGATTCGATTCCCTGGTCAGTCATTGAAGATAAGTATGCTGCTCTGTTCAACAGTGACAGAGGAAACATCGCCAAACCGGTAAGGATGGCACTAGGTGCCTTGATTATTCAAAGCGAATTTCAGTATGCAGATACCGAAGTCGTCAATCAGATTCGCGAAAATCCCTATCTGCAGTACTTTGTCGGACTACCTTCCTATAAGGATGAAAAGCCATTCGATGCTTCTTCGATGGTGCACTTCCGCAAACGTCTCTCGTCCGAAATTCTGATTGAAATCAATGAATTGATCCTCAAACCTATAGAGGATGGAGCAGATGATTCCCAAACTGACGATAATGACAATAATGATGACAATGATGCATCAGGATCTGAGAATGAAGGGACGCTCATTCTAGATGCCACTTGCGCGCCTTCAGAAATCAAGTTCCCGCAAGACACGGAACTGTTGAACGAATGTCGGGAAAAGTTGGAAGGCATCATCGACGTAATCTGCGAAGCAAACCACCTTCCCAAACCCCGCACCTATCGGAAAATGGCCCGAAGGGATTATCTCAACATCGCGCGCAAGAAAAAGAAAAGCAGCAAACAAATTCGCAAAGCCATCGGCAAGCAACTGAACTACATCCGGCGAGATTTAGGGTACATCGACGCATTTCTGGAGCAAGGTTATACGCTAGGAACGAAGCAAGTCAACCTGTTGGGGACTTTGCGGAAATTGTATGAACAGCAGCTCTACATGCACACAAGCAGGACGCACAAAGTGCAGGATCGCATCGTCAGTATCAGCCAGCCGTTTATCCGCCCGATTGTCCGCGGAAAAGCCAAGAACCCGGTGGAGTTTGGAGCCAAACTGGACATGAGCATAACCAATGGGTACGCCCGACTCGAAAAAATTTCCTTCGATGCCTACAACGAGAGCGAATGCCTCATAGTTGCAGTGGAACGCTACAAAGAACGGATGGGAGTGTATCCTGAACGAGTTTTGGCGGATAAAATATACCGAAATCGCACAAACTTGAGCTACTGCAAAGAACTCGGAATCCGATTATCCGGCCCGTCGCTCGGCAGGCCCAAGAAGGATCAAAAGGTTGACAAAAAACAAGAATACACCGACAACTGCGATCGAGTAGAGGTCGAAAGAGGCTTCAGCCTGGCGAAAAGAAAGTTCGGGCTCAGGCTTATTCGAACACGCCTTGAAGAGACCAGTCTGTGTGTGATTGCTTTATCCATTCTTACAATGAACCTGTCCAAGGTTTCATTGCGCATTTTTTTGACTATCATCCAATGGATGAGCTTACTCAGAATTGAACCCCTTGTGAACCCGTAAGCTAAAAATAGCTATTTATTCAGCAGGCATTAATTATGGATTTGTGCGAGGCGCAGGATATTTTGGAGGGAAAAATAAATGACAAATGAAGAAACTGTACGCAAACTAACAGAAATGAAAATGAGTGCAATGGCTGACTCATACCGAGAACAAATGAATAATCAAGACTATCAGGATATGTCATTCGAGGATCGCTTTAACTTACTTGTAGACCATGAATACTCTCGTCGCCAGTCAAACAAACTACAACGACTGATTAATCAAGCGCAATTCAACGAACCATCAGCGGCTATTGAAGATATAGAATACCACCCAGACCGTCATCTGGATAAAAATCTCATTCTTGAATTAGCCATGGGCAACTATATACAGAAACACTTGAACATCATTTTAATGGGTGCTTCTGGCAATGGAAAAACATGGCTGTCCAATGCCTTTGGCATTCAAGCATGCCGTCAACATTACAACGTAAAATACGTCCGTCTTCCAGAGCTCTTAGATGAATTTATTGCCGCTAAAAACGAAGCAGACGGTAGCTTTCGCAAGCTGATTAAGAAGTACAAGAAAGTGGAATTACTCATCATTGATGAGTGGCTATTGGCGGCCCTCCCTGAAGAACATACACTAACCCTGTTCGAGATTATTGAGTCCCGTTTAAAAACCACTTCAACGATATTCTGCTCACAAACGGCACCTGAAGGATGGTATGAAAAGCTCGGTGAAGCGCTCGTCGCGGACGCTATTCTCGATCGTATTGTCCATGATTCTTATAAAATATTAATTGATGGCGTCGTGTCTATGCGCGAAAGACATGGATTGGGGGCAGACAGATGATTTCTTCTGAAGTAGAAGATAGGATTGCCCGCTACTTTTTCCATCAGTACTTGCCGGAAGATGTCAGGTTAGAAATTGTGGGGACATTACTTCCTTTCTATCTAATAGATGATGATGAAGATGAGCCCTCCGCAGATGAAATGGTTAAACTAGCGATTGACATTATAGATAGTCAGTTAGAAAAGTAGAAAGCAGCCACTGGTAAAATAATATCAGTGGCTTTCTCTATTGCATTGGGTGGCTCTATTTATCGCACTCGCTGGCTCTATCATCCGCACAGGTGGCTCAATCTGTTCGCAATACTCAGAAAGGGAGAGATGGGATGTTACTAGGCGAAAGATTGAAAGAAACACGACAAAGTAAAGGGGTATCTCAAAGTACAGTTGCTGAACATCTAAATATCAGCCGCCAATCTATTTCTAAGTGGGAAAACAACAGTAGTTACCCTGACCTGGATAATCTCGTACGATTGAGTGAATATTACGAGATATCTATTGATGATCTTTTGAAAGAGAATAAAGGATTAAAAAAAAAAATAGAAGAAAACAACGAAAAAATTAAAGACTCTCAAAAGAAATTGGCCTATATCCAGGCGAATGGTGAGAGGGATGAAGGATTGGTCCTGCTGATGCTTAATCTTCTCAGTTGTTTGATTGCGCCATTAGGTTTGTTTATCACTCCAATTATCCTGAAAAGAAATAAAGCAACAAACACCTTTTATAAACTGGTGTTTGTTGCGGGAGTGATCAGTCTCTTGGTCAACGTATTCGGTTTGTATGCGCACTTAGGCAATCTATTCCACTGGGGCGGACCCTCCAGCGTGGAGTACATAGGAAATCAATAGGGAATGGAGATTGCGTTACTTCCTATTATAAAATAGGGGTTCACGAACAGTTAACTGAGATATAAAAAATTAGAAAAGAGGTATCGTTATGAAATTTTAAAAAAATATCGTTCCTGTGTTGTGTGGCGTATTATTATTTAGTAGTGTTTCTCCAGCTTTTGTTGCTTCTGCTGCTGAATCTAGTCCGATCGAGATGAACGCTGCAGAAATTAATAAAGATGCTTTGCTAGAGTACGCAATAGAGTTAGGCGTTTATTTCACTGATGATGAAGTTATAATTACTGACAGCCAACTTTTAAAACTACTAGAATTTCAAGGTGTTGAAATTCCTGAAGATGGGTCACAAGGCGGAATCTCTTTATTTAGAGAGGGCGTGACCAAAATTGTCTCTAGAGGGAGTGGTTCTTGGGATATTTATTTAAGTGCTTCTTTCATAAGAAATTACTATTGGGCAATTGGTGCTGCAGCAACCCTTATCGGGGTAATGGCTCCTGGCATTGGATGGGGACTTGCTTATGCTTCAGTAGCACTCGTTGCTGATTTAGTCAGCTCAAAAACTCAAAACGGATATGTCGTTTCCATTAGAAACTATGGAATCTCAGGTGCGTACATGCAATAAGAGGAGGCAGACTGATGACCAACTTTTTAAAATATATAAAAGGAAAGAACTTAGCTTTATTGGTTTTTACAACGTTTTACTTTTTCCTAAGCCGGTTTATGCTTGAAATAGATCGAATTTTTCTTAATACACCAACTAGTGTTTACGTATCCTATACATTTTTCACTTTAACATTCATATTGATTGCACGATCAATTAAAATTGAAAAGCAAATAAAATTATTCATACTTGTCTTAGGTGTTCTTTTTGGGATACTCATGGGTTTCGCTTTTCTATAACAAAAATTGTAAGCTACGCATTTTTTAATACACTTCTTGTACTCCTTTATAATTCAAAGATATATAACCTAGATTCCCAAAAAATTATAACGTGGTCTGGGGGCACAACACCCTCACGTATTGAAAGAAACGCTCTGGCATCCGAGAACTGCTGATCCTTAAGGGCATTTATTGTAATGTCTGGTTATATAGCCTGACGATACTTCATCTGATCGAAGTGAGCGAAATCAGAGAAATTCCCCAAGAGCGGTATAAATATGAAATGAAGCCAAAGATCAGCATTGCTATCGGAATCGTGAAAACCTACTTGATTCGATCGTCTATGAGTGAATCACGCAGACAACGGAGAGAAAGTTTCGAACAAAGGAGTACACTGCTGACCAAACGCCTTGTCTCCGTCCGACCAAACAGGGCGATCAAAAGGAAGAGCCCCGTGAACAAATCCAGACGATCTTATCGTTACACATATTAACTTGGATTCCCTGTAAAATTGTAACGGGGATCATTTAAAGCTTGATAAATAGATGTTTACCTGTTGAACCACGTTATAGTAATTCGGGAATGAAGGTGTTAGGGCAACTTTTTTCATGGAGTTGCCTCGCTTCGTCGTGCTTTCGATTGTTAGAAAAAAAAGAGACAGTGGAAATGGGAGAGAAATTCTCAC is a window from the Trichococcus shcherbakoviae genome containing:
- a CDS encoding IS5 family transposase, which translates into the protein MYKKQTNRQLTIYDFDQPLGLTMNPENRWVKKADSIPWSVIEDKYAALFNSDRGNIAKPVRMALGALIIQSEFQYADTEVVNQIRENPYLQYFVGLPSYKDEKPFDASSMVHFRKRLSSEILIEINELILKPIEDGADDSQTDDNDNNDDNDASGSENEGTLILDATCAPSEIKFPQDTELLNECREKLEGIIDVICEANHLPKPRTYRKMARRDYLNIARKKKKSSKQIRKAIGKQLNYIRRDLGYIDAFLEQGYTLGTKQVNLLGTLRKLYEQQLYMHTSRTHKVQDRIVSISQPFIRPIVRGKAKNPVEFGAKLDMSITNGYARLEKISFDAYNESECLIVAVERYKERMGVYPERVLADKIYRNRTNLSYCKELGIRLSGPSLGRPKKDQKVDKKQEYTDNCDRVEVERGFSLAKRKFGLRLIRTRLEETSLCVIALSILTMNLSKVSLRIFLTIIQWMSLLRIEPLVNP
- the istB gene encoding IS21-like element helper ATPase IstB — encoded protein: MTNEETVRKLTEMKMSAMADSYREQMNNQDYQDMSFEDRFNLLVDHEYSRRQSNKLQRLINQAQFNEPSAAIEDIEYHPDRHLDKNLILELAMGNYIQKHLNIILMGASGNGKTWLSNAFGIQACRQHYNVKYVRLPELLDEFIAAKNEADGSFRKLIKKYKKVELLIIDEWLLAALPEEHTLTLFEIIESRLKTTSTIFCSQTAPEGWYEKLGEALVADAILDRIVHDSYKILIDGVVSMRERHGLGADR
- a CDS encoding helix-turn-helix transcriptional regulator, whose protein sequence is MLLGERLKETRQSKGVSQSTVAEHLNISRQSISKWENNSSYPDLDNLVRLSEYYEISIDDLLKENKGLKKKIEENNEKIKDSQKKLAYIQANGERDEGLVLLMLNLLSCLIAPLGLFITPIILKRNKATNTFYKLVFVAGVISLLVNVFGLYAHLGNLFHWGGPSSVEYIGNQ